Proteins found in one Deinobacterium chartae genomic segment:
- a CDS encoding acyl-CoA dehydrogenase family protein: MIDFSLTDEQKQLQALARDFTRNEIIPVASEYDQKEEMPWGVVEQAFEVGLLNTSIPEHAGGLGLGMTEEVIIGEELAYGCMGIYTILMASELGITPIIVGGTEQQQRRFLSPLLEKPSLAAFALSEPNNGSDAAAMNTTAVLEGDEWVINGTKMWISNGGVAEITVVFATVDKSLGHRGTVAIVVPKDAPGQSYNKIRHKMGQRASLTAELVFENVRVPRENVLGGVGDGFKIAMKTLDKTRVPVAAGSVGIARRALEESVRYAKERAAFGRPIADFQAIQFKLAEMLMGIETGRLMALKAAWLVDQGLPHSTESAIAKAYCSEMAFRAATEAIQVHGGYGYVGEYPVEKLLRDVKLNMIYEGTNEIQRVVIARNLLK, encoded by the coding sequence ATGATTGACTTCTCGCTGACCGACGAGCAGAAACAGCTCCAGGCCCTCGCGCGCGACTTTACCCGGAACGAGATCATCCCGGTGGCGAGCGAGTACGACCAGAAAGAAGAGATGCCCTGGGGCGTGGTGGAACAGGCCTTCGAGGTCGGCCTGCTCAACACCTCGATTCCCGAGCACGCCGGGGGGCTGGGCCTGGGCATGACCGAGGAGGTCATCATCGGCGAAGAGCTGGCCTACGGCTGCATGGGCATCTACACCATCTTGATGGCCTCCGAGCTGGGAATAACCCCGATCATCGTGGGCGGTACCGAGCAGCAGCAGCGGCGCTTTCTGTCCCCGCTGCTCGAGAAGCCCAGCCTCGCGGCCTTCGCGCTTTCCGAGCCCAACAACGGTTCGGACGCCGCCGCCATGAACACCACCGCCGTCCTCGAGGGTGACGAGTGGGTCATCAACGGCACCAAGATGTGGATCTCCAACGGCGGCGTGGCCGAGATCACCGTGGTCTTTGCGACCGTGGACAAAAGCTTGGGGCACCGGGGCACGGTCGCCATCGTGGTCCCCAAGGACGCGCCCGGCCAGAGCTACAACAAGATCCGGCACAAGATGGGCCAGCGCGCCAGCCTGACCGCAGAACTGGTCTTCGAGAACGTTCGCGTACCCCGCGAGAACGTGCTGGGCGGCGTGGGTGACGGCTTCAAGATTGCCATGAAGACCCTGGACAAGACCCGCGTCCCGGTCGCCGCCGGTTCGGTCGGCATCGCCCGCCGCGCCCTCGAGGAGTCGGTTCGCTACGCCAAGGAGCGCGCCGCCTTCGGCCGTCCGATCGCCGACTTCCAGGCGATCCAGTTCAAGCTGGCCGAGATGCTCATGGGCATCGAGACCGGACGCCTGATGGCCCTCAAGGCCGCGTGGCTGGTGGACCAGGGCCTGCCGCACTCCACCGAGAGCGCGATTGCCAAGGCCTACTGCTCCGAGATGGCCTTTAGGGCCGCGACCGAGGCGATCCAGGTGCACGGCGGCTACGGCTACGTGGGCGAATACCCGGTCGAGAAGCTGCTGCGCGACGTCAAGCTGAACATGATCTACGAGGGCACCAACGAGATCCAGCGCGTGGTGATCGCGCGCAACCTGCTGAAGTAA
- a CDS encoding acyl-CoA dehydrogenase — MHFALTDDQRLILGSVREFAQERIAPLAAQYDRSGEFPWPQLKELGQMGLLGATVPERWGGAGLDSVTYALCLEEIAAADASVAVIVSVQNGLPEQMILRYGTDAQREQYLRPLASGEKIGAFCLTEASAGSDAAGLKLRATRDGDAWVLSGQKAWITSGGQADTYLVMARTGAEGARGVTCFVVEKGAPGLSFGRPEEKMGLHAAHTTTVMFDDVRIPDENRIGAEGEGLIVAFSSLDSGRIGIAMQALGIGRAAFEAAARYALEREQFGKKIAEFEGVSFKIAEMAARLEAARLVALKAAWMKDQGLKYSKEASMAKLLASEAAVWVSQEAIQIFGGNGYSREYPVERHYRDAKVTQIYEGTSEIQKLVISRQVFGQLRD; from the coding sequence ATGCACTTTGCCCTCACAGACGACCAACGCCTGATTCTCGGCAGCGTGCGCGAGTTCGCCCAGGAACGCATCGCGCCGCTGGCCGCCCAATACGACCGCTCCGGAGAGTTCCCGTGGCCGCAGCTGAAAGAACTCGGCCAGATGGGCCTGCTGGGAGCCACCGTGCCCGAACGCTGGGGCGGGGCGGGCCTGGACAGCGTCACCTACGCGCTGTGCCTCGAGGAGATCGCCGCCGCCGACGCCTCGGTGGCCGTGATCGTCTCGGTGCAAAACGGCCTGCCCGAACAGATGATCTTGCGCTACGGCACCGACGCCCAGCGCGAGCAGTACCTGCGCCCACTGGCCAGCGGCGAGAAAATCGGGGCATTTTGTCTGACCGAGGCCTCTGCGGGCTCGGACGCCGCAGGGCTCAAGCTGCGTGCGACCCGCGACGGTGACGCTTGGGTGCTCAGCGGCCAGAAGGCCTGGATCACCTCGGGCGGACAGGCCGACACCTATCTGGTGATGGCCCGCACCGGAGCCGAGGGCGCGCGGGGCGTGACCTGCTTCGTGGTCGAGAAGGGCGCGCCCGGGCTCTCGTTCGGTCGGCCCGAGGAGAAGATGGGCCTGCACGCCGCCCACACCACCACCGTCATGTTCGACGACGTGCGGATCCCGGACGAAAACCGCATCGGCGCCGAGGGCGAAGGGCTCATCGTGGCCTTCTCCAGCCTGGACTCGGGCCGCATCGGGATTGCCATGCAGGCCCTGGGCATCGGGCGGGCGGCTTTCGAGGCCGCGGCCCGCTACGCCCTCGAGCGCGAGCAGTTCGGTAAAAAGATCGCCGAGTTCGAGGGCGTGTCGTTCAAGATCGCCGAGATGGCTGCGCGCCTCGAGGCGGCCCGGCTGGTGGCCCTCAAGGCCGCCTGGATGAAGGACCAGGGTCTGAAGTACTCCAAGGAGGCTTCGATGGCCAAGCTGCTCGCTTCGGAGGCGGCGGTGTGGGTGTCGCAGGAGGCCATCCAGATCTTCGGGGGCAACGGCTACAGCCGCGAGTACCCGGTCGAGCGCCACTACCGCGACGCCAAGGTCACGCAGATCTACGAGGGCACCAGCGAGATCCAGAAACTGGTGATCTCCCGGCAGGTGTTCGGGCAACTGCGCGACTGA
- the ispH gene encoding 4-hydroxy-3-methylbut-2-enyl diphosphate reductase, giving the protein MIERVHLAKPRGFCAGVVMAIQAVEKAAATEPKPVTVYHSIVHNHTVVERLGNQGVHFVEDLESLERLPEGGDTVVFSAHGVSPRVRERARELGVATIDATCPLVTKVHTEAKKYAREGYHILLIGDSASHQEVIGTRGEAPEATTVVGVLGKSGPGLEDPYRVQVPDPQRVVVLTQTTLSVDDTRKTVAILKQRFPALVIPPSEDLCYATKNRQDAVKNIAPQVDAFLVLTSTHSSNGMRLLELAENLCGRAYRLETARDLENIDLSGVRSVGITSAASTPDDLVQEVVAHFRARNAALEVIEEGEWENIEFREAKKVLPAAR; this is encoded by the coding sequence ATGATCGAGCGCGTCCACCTGGCCAAACCCCGCGGCTTCTGCGCGGGCGTGGTCATGGCGATCCAGGCCGTCGAAAAGGCCGCCGCGACCGAACCCAAACCGGTGACGGTCTACCATTCCATCGTTCACAACCACACCGTGGTGGAGCGCCTGGGCAACCAGGGCGTCCACTTCGTGGAAGACCTCGAGAGCCTCGAGCGCCTGCCCGAAGGCGGCGACACCGTGGTGTTCTCGGCGCACGGGGTGAGCCCCCGCGTGCGCGAGCGCGCCCGCGAGCTGGGAGTGGCCACCATCGACGCCACCTGCCCGCTGGTCACCAAGGTGCACACCGAGGCCAAGAAATACGCCCGCGAGGGCTACCACATTCTCCTGATCGGCGACTCGGCCAGCCACCAGGAGGTGATCGGCACGCGCGGCGAAGCCCCCGAGGCCACCACGGTGGTGGGCGTACTGGGCAAGAGCGGCCCCGGCCTCGAAGATCCCTACCGCGTGCAGGTACCCGACCCCCAGCGGGTGGTGGTCCTGACCCAGACCACCTTGTCGGTGGATGACACCCGCAAGACCGTGGCGATCCTCAAGCAGCGTTTCCCGGCGCTGGTGATCCCGCCCTCCGAGGACCTGTGCTACGCCACCAAGAACCGCCAGGACGCGGTCAAGAACATTGCCCCGCAAGTCGACGCCTTTCTGGTGCTGACCTCCACCCACTCCTCCAACGGCATGCGCCTGCTCGAGCTGGCCGAGAACCTGTGCGGCCGCGCCTACCGCCTCGAGACCGCCCGCGACCTCGAGAACATCGACCTCTCGGGCGTGCGCTCGGTGGGCATCACCTCGGCGGCCTCCACACCCGACGACCTGGTTCAGGAGGTCGTGGCCCACTTCCGCGCACGCAACGCCGCCCTCGAGGTGATCGAGGAGGGCGAGTGGGAGAACATCGAGTTCCGCGAGGCCAAAAAGGTGCTGCCCGCAGCGCGCTGA